GAACCGCTTGTCTGTCTCGGCCACGTATTTCAGCCCGTCGGCAATCACCAGATCACAGCGCGGATCATCGAAGGCCCCGGCACTGACCGAGGGCATATACTTGACACAAAGATCCACCACCGCTTGGTCGATTTCCACCAGGGTCGCCTGAACGCCGGGATGGCGCAGCACCTCCTTGAGGGTGCCGCCGTCACCGCCGCCAATGATCAGCACCTCGGTCACCGCCCCATGGGCGATGATGGGCAGATGGGCAAGCATTTCGTGGTAGAAGAAATTGTCGGCTTCAGTCACCTGAACAATATTGTCCAGGGCCAGCACCCGCCCATGAGAGGGCGATTGAAAGATGACCAAGTGTTGCAGGTCGTTCTTTTCCTCGAACAGCACCTCTTCCACTTCGAAACTCTGCCAATAGCCTTTGTGCAGCAGTTCGTCG
The sequence above is drawn from the Magnetospira sp. QH-2 genome and encodes:
- the speE gene encoding polyamine aminopropyltransferase; its protein translation is MTRFDELLHKGYWQSFEVEEVLFEEKNDLQHLVIFQSPSHGRVLALDNIVQVTEADNFFYHEMLAHLPIIAHGAVTEVLIIGGGDGGTLKEVLRHPGVQATLVEIDQAVVDLCVKYMPSVSAGAFDDPRCDLVIADGLKYVAETDKRFDIIIVDSTDPVGPGEVLFSESFYRDCKRCLKPGGLLATQNGVPFFQPEEVTTTYGRLNPIFEDVWFFQTPVPTYVGGMMTLAWATDDPSLRHQPVEDLVERFVASGITTRYYTPGIHWGSLHLPPYITDMMDQA